In Acidimicrobiales bacterium, one DNA window encodes the following:
- a CDS encoding HEAT repeat domain-containing protein yields the protein MRAERAPAVDVGADALAGARRRGEIALAARAGDWATVRAALDDERPSARAGALVALARGGLAGPRDVARALSDRDPAVRVTACELAALLPGADFRPLLDDADPAVVEAASFALGEVGDSRAVARLATVARAHPDPLCREAAVAALGAIGDEAGRAAVLAALGDVPAVRRRAAVALAAFEGPEVVAALRGCLADRDWQVRQAAAEVLSLSGEDRC from the coding sequence GTGCGCGCCGAGCGCGCACCCGCCGTGGACGTCGGCGCCGACGCGCTCGCCGGCGCGCGCCGGCGCGGCGAGATCGCCCTCGCCGCGCGAGCCGGGGACTGGGCGACGGTGCGCGCCGCGCTCGACGACGAGCGCCCCTCGGCGCGCGCCGGCGCGCTCGTCGCCCTGGCACGCGGCGGACTCGCCGGACCCCGGGACGTCGCGCGCGCCCTCAGCGATCGCGACCCCGCCGTGCGGGTGACCGCCTGCGAGCTCGCCGCGCTGCTGCCCGGCGCCGACTTCCGGCCCCTGCTCGACGACGCTGACCCCGCGGTCGTCGAGGCCGCGTCGTTCGCCCTCGGCGAGGTGGGGGACAGCCGTGCGGTCGCCCGCCTCGCCACGGTGGCGCGCGCGCACCCGGACCCGCTGTGCCGCGAGGCGGCCGTCGCCGCGCTCGGCGCCATCGGCGACGAGGCCGGGCGCGCCGCCGTGCTCGCCGCGCTCGGCGACGTCCCCGCGGTGCGCCGCCGGGCGGCCGTCGCGCTCGCGGCCTTCGAGGGCCCCGAGGTCGTCGCCGCGCTGCGCGGCTGCCTCGCGGACCGCGACTGGCAGGTGCGCCAGGCCGCCGCCGAGGTCCTGTCGCTCAGCGGCGAAGACCGCTGCTGA
- a CDS encoding PDZ domain-containing protein — protein MSLEPGDAGATAPGGSAGEGQPTARSHGRRLAALRQRPAQQRARRRRLGYGVGALVAAVLAATLVSLPYYAIVPGAGVDVAGLIAVPRRFAHHHRGQVLLTDVELVPLRAITWPYYRLDPNAEIVPAAELTGPASAAQYDEQGVIDMAAAREAATYVALRTLGYRVRAVEQAPVVYQPFPGAPAAGELAVGDVVTAVDGHPTGSFGALVAAVRAHRPGTTVIVRTHLLGAASSSTRQVTLGVLYRLASGVVCERAGAPAPRGATATATACLGLAFARRYAVAGAPFAVRLRSDGIVGPSAGLAFTLGLIEELDRGDLTGGRRVAATGTMSLDGQVGDVGGVAQKTVAVRDAGASVFFVPPAELATARAHAGPRLKVFAVSSVGQAIDDLRRLGGSLVASTGP, from the coding sequence ATGTCGCTCGAACCCGGGGACGCTGGCGCGACCGCCCCAGGGGGCTCCGCAGGAGAGGGGCAGCCGACGGCCCGCTCGCACGGCCGCAGGCTAGCGGCGCTGCGGCAGCGACCGGCGCAGCAGCGCGCCCGACGGCGCCGCCTCGGCTACGGCGTCGGCGCGCTCGTCGCGGCGGTGCTCGCGGCCACGCTCGTGTCGCTGCCGTACTACGCGATCGTGCCGGGTGCGGGCGTGGACGTCGCCGGCCTCATCGCCGTGCCGCGCCGCTTCGCCCACCACCACCGTGGCCAGGTCCTGCTCACCGACGTCGAGCTCGTGCCGCTACGCGCCATCACCTGGCCGTACTACCGACTCGATCCGAACGCCGAGATCGTGCCGGCCGCCGAGCTCACCGGCCCGGCGAGCGCCGCGCAGTACGACGAGCAGGGCGTGATCGACATGGCCGCGGCGCGCGAGGCAGCCACCTACGTCGCCCTGCGGACTCTCGGCTACCGGGTGCGAGCCGTCGAGCAGGCGCCGGTCGTCTACCAGCCGTTCCCGGGAGCGCCGGCCGCGGGCGAGCTCGCCGTCGGCGACGTGGTCACGGCCGTCGACGGGCACCCGACCGGTTCGTTCGGTGCCCTCGTGGCTGCCGTGCGGGCGCACCGGCCGGGCACGACGGTGATCGTGCGCACCCACCTGCTCGGCGCGGCGTCCTCGAGCACGCGCCAGGTCACCCTCGGCGTGCTCTACCGGCTGGCGAGCGGCGTGGTGTGCGAGCGCGCCGGCGCGCCGGCGCCGCGGGGCGCGACGGCGACCGCGACCGCCTGCCTCGGCCTCGCCTTCGCGCGCCGCTACGCCGTCGCCGGGGCGCCCTTCGCCGTGCGCCTGCGCAGCGACGGCATCGTCGGGCCCTCGGCCGGGCTGGCGTTCACGCTCGGGCTCATCGAGGAGCTCGACCGGGGCGACCTCACCGGCGGTCGCCGGGTGGCCGCGACGGGCACGATGTCGCTGGACGGGCAGGTCGGGGACGTCGGGGGCGTCGCGCAGAAGACGGTGGCCGTGCGCGACGCCGGTGCGAGCGTCTTCTTCGTCCCGCCCGCCGAGCTCGCGACGGCGCGCGCCCACGCGGGACCCCGCCTCAAGGTCTTCGCCGTCTCCTCGGTCGGCCAGGCGATCGACGACCTACGGCGCCTCGGCGGGTCCCTCGTGGCCTCCACGGGTCCCTGA